A single window of Longimicrobium sp. DNA harbors:
- a CDS encoding copper resistance CopC/CopD family protein — MPSILTLIARLARRGLLAVLACALLAAPAAAHTKVQSTQPANGDTVASVLAEVRVRFSTAVAPGLTRIELRQGGRNVLTGGAPVPGEGNREYALQLAQPLTPGAYEVQWTTAGADGHVLRGTFSFVVAAPATPAAPAVVETQADSARVDSSLAAGIPGDPDAVGTTTSAAASPLSVAVRWGWFAALLAMIGVVAFRFGVLARLVKDETFRPVAVRAEAGAWTIALGAASLSMLTLAGRLWLQASALGMRTEDWSGDRLTALVTGTVWGLGWLLQAIATCAFVMGMLIARAPHGRTAGWMGAAGSVVLLAAVPSLSGHAAGVEGLTALAIVADAVHVLAAGAWIGSLLMVLAIGIPATLGTTAAACGSVAMMVRAFSPMALIAGAVVAGTGVISALLHIGAVENLWGTGYGRALLLKVVLLTLVGATGFYNWRRVLPCLGTDDEGTRRLQRSARVELAIAAAVLLVTAVLVALPTP; from the coding sequence ATGCCTTCGATCCTCACTCTCATTGCCCGGCTGGCCCGCCGCGGCCTGCTCGCGGTGCTCGCCTGCGCGCTGCTGGCGGCACCGGCGGCCGCGCACACCAAGGTCCAGTCTACGCAGCCCGCCAACGGCGACACGGTCGCGAGCGTCCTGGCCGAGGTGCGCGTCCGGTTCAGCACCGCCGTCGCGCCCGGGCTCACGCGCATCGAGTTGCGGCAGGGCGGGCGCAATGTCCTCACCGGCGGCGCGCCCGTTCCGGGTGAGGGCAACCGCGAGTACGCGCTTCAACTGGCGCAGCCGCTCACCCCCGGCGCGTACGAGGTGCAGTGGACCACGGCCGGGGCAGACGGACACGTGCTCCGCGGAACCTTCAGCTTCGTCGTCGCCGCACCCGCGACTCCCGCGGCGCCAGCTGTCGTGGAGACACAGGCGGACTCGGCGCGGGTGGACTCCAGCCTGGCGGCGGGCATTCCGGGCGATCCCGACGCGGTCGGCACCACCACGTCCGCTGCCGCGAGCCCGCTTTCCGTGGCCGTGCGCTGGGGATGGTTCGCCGCGCTGCTGGCCATGATCGGCGTGGTGGCATTCCGCTTCGGCGTCCTGGCGCGGCTGGTGAAGGACGAGACGTTCCGCCCGGTCGCGGTCCGCGCCGAAGCCGGGGCGTGGACGATCGCCCTGGGCGCCGCGTCGCTCTCCATGCTCACGCTGGCCGGGCGGCTATGGCTGCAGGCGTCCGCGCTGGGGATGCGGACGGAGGACTGGAGCGGAGACCGGCTGACGGCGCTGGTGACGGGAACGGTGTGGGGGCTGGGCTGGCTGCTGCAGGCCATCGCCACCTGCGCATTCGTGATGGGAATGCTGATCGCCCGGGCGCCGCACGGACGGACCGCGGGGTGGATGGGCGCCGCGGGAAGCGTGGTGCTCCTGGCCGCCGTTCCGTCGCTTTCCGGCCACGCGGCGGGCGTCGAGGGGCTCACCGCGCTCGCCATCGTCGCCGATGCCGTGCACGTGCTGGCGGCTGGCGCGTGGATCGGGAGCCTGCTGATGGTGCTGGCCATCGGCATCCCGGCCACGCTGGGGACGACGGCCGCGGCGTGCGGCTCCGTCGCGATGATGGTGCGCGCCTTTTCCCCGATGGCGCTCATCGCCGGCGCCGTGGTGGCCGGCACCGGCGTCATCAGCGCGCTCCTTCACATCGGCGCGGTCGAAAACCTGTGGGGCACGGGCTACGGGCGCGCGCTGCTTCTGAAGGTGGTGCTGCTGACGCTCGTCGGAGCCACGGGCTTCTACAACTGGCGGCGCGTGCTCCCCTGCCTGGGAACGGACGACGAGGGCACGCGCCGGCTGCAGCGCTCCGCGCGGGTGGAACTGGCCATCGCCGCCGCCGTCCTCCTGGTCACTGCCGTGTTGGTCGCCCTCCCCACGCCCTGA
- a CDS encoding TonB-dependent receptor → MKPFTAAPLSAAFSLACLCAAAPAAAQTDTATVPLDTVTVQVLGGSVPQLRAPFAVTAVREAEIRQGRAALALTDALSAIPGVQVDNRFNYALGERISIRGFGARAQFGVRGVRVLVDGIPATLPDGQTTLNHVDPSQLGRAEVIRGPASALYGNASGGVIRFTSAPPPDAPFATEHRVLAGGDGLLRGETSAGGRMGALGYRGWVSHLRYGGYREHSRARNTLAGGSVSMARGANEARLTFSLVNYDALNPGSLSDSLLRVDRRRAFARNVQQATGEEGRQGQLGVWWRRALGPGAVEVSAYGLMRSIENPIPTSIIDLDRSVRGARAAWTGGAGRLRWTVGGEMEGQRDQRRNFANTAGTRGSLTLDQRERVTSSSVFAQATATPLARVDVLAVLRYDRFRFGVTDRLISATNPDDTGARTMDQVSPALGVSVAVTPSATVYANLATAFETPTTTELANRPSGAGGFNPELNPQRTVSLEVGGKARVAPGVWVEAAAYRARIEDALIPFEVPGAPGRTFFRNAGQANHRGFEAAAVLTPREGWTARAAYTHTDARFGRYVVGADDRAGNRVPGIAPHRWELSLLASPPRGPFAGIDARYVSSTPVADTDADARFASPAYALVDVRGGWEGARAAGLEFAPFLGVTNLLDRDYNTSVVINAFGGRYYEPGPGRSLYAGLRMQLGTRRP, encoded by the coding sequence ATGAAGCCGTTCACGGCCGCGCCCTTGAGTGCCGCCTTCTCGCTTGCGTGCCTGTGCGCCGCCGCGCCCGCCGCCGCGCAGACCGATACCGCGACCGTTCCGCTCGATACTGTCACCGTGCAGGTGCTGGGCGGCAGCGTTCCCCAGCTGCGCGCGCCCTTTGCCGTCACCGCCGTACGCGAGGCCGAAATCCGGCAAGGCCGCGCCGCGCTGGCGCTCACCGACGCGCTCTCCGCCATTCCCGGCGTGCAGGTGGACAACCGCTTCAACTACGCGCTGGGGGAGCGCATCTCCATCCGCGGCTTCGGCGCGCGGGCGCAGTTCGGCGTGCGTGGCGTGCGGGTGCTGGTGGACGGCATTCCCGCCACGCTGCCGGACGGGCAGACCACGCTGAACCACGTGGATCCCTCGCAGCTGGGCCGCGCCGAGGTCATCCGCGGCCCCGCGTCGGCGCTGTACGGCAACGCGTCCGGCGGCGTCATCCGCTTCACGAGCGCCCCCCCGCCCGATGCGCCGTTCGCGACGGAGCACCGCGTGCTCGCTGGCGGCGACGGCCTGCTGCGCGGGGAGACGAGCGCCGGTGGCCGCATGGGCGCGCTGGGGTATCGCGGCTGGGTGTCGCACCTGCGCTACGGCGGCTACCGCGAGCACTCGCGGGCGCGCAACACACTGGCGGGCGGCAGCGTGTCGATGGCGCGCGGGGCGAACGAGGCGCGGCTCACCTTCAGCCTGGTGAACTACGACGCGCTCAACCCCGGCTCCCTGTCCGACTCCCTGCTGCGCGTGGACCGGCGGCGGGCGTTCGCGCGAAACGTGCAGCAGGCCACGGGCGAAGAGGGGCGGCAGGGCCAGCTGGGGGTGTGGTGGCGCCGCGCGCTGGGCCCCGGTGCGGTGGAGGTCTCGGCGTATGGATTGATGCGGTCCATCGAAAATCCCATCCCCACGTCCATCATCGACCTGGACCGCAGCGTCCGCGGCGCGCGCGCCGCGTGGACCGGCGGCGCGGGGCGGCTCCGCTGGACGGTGGGCGGCGAGATGGAAGGGCAGCGCGACCAGCGCCGCAACTTCGCCAACACGGCGGGGACACGAGGGAGCCTGACGCTGGACCAGCGGGAACGCGTCACCTCGTCCAGCGTGTTCGCCCAGGCGACCGCGACGCCGCTCGCGCGGGTGGACGTGCTCGCGGTCCTGCGCTACGACCGCTTCCGCTTCGGGGTCACGGATCGACTGATCTCCGCCACCAACCCGGACGACACCGGCGCGCGGACGATGGACCAGGTGAGCCCGGCGCTTGGCGTGTCGGTAGCGGTCACGCCATCCGCCACCGTGTACGCAAACCTGGCGACCGCCTTCGAAACGCCCACGACCACGGAGCTGGCCAACCGGCCCAGCGGCGCGGGCGGCTTCAACCCCGAGCTGAACCCGCAGCGCACCGTTTCGCTGGAGGTGGGCGGCAAGGCTCGCGTGGCGCCCGGGGTGTGGGTGGAGGCAGCGGCGTATCGCGCCCGGATCGAGGACGCGCTCATTCCGTTCGAAGTGCCGGGCGCGCCGGGCCGCACCTTCTTTCGCAACGCGGGTCAGGCGAACCACCGCGGCTTCGAGGCCGCCGCCGTGCTGACGCCTCGCGAGGGATGGACGGCGCGCGCAGCCTACACCCACACCGACGCGCGCTTCGGCCGCTACGTGGTGGGCGCGGACGACCGCGCCGGCAACCGCGTTCCTGGGATCGCGCCGCACCGGTGGGAGCTGTCGCTGCTCGCCTCGCCGCCGCGCGGCCCGTTCGCCGGGATCGATGCGCGCTACGTGTCGTCCACACCGGTGGCGGATACGGATGCCGACGCCCGGTTCGCATCCCCCGCGTACGCGCTGGTGGACGTGCGCGGGGGATGGGAGGGCGCCCGCGCCGCGGGCCTGGAGTTCGCCCCGTTCCTCGGCGTGACGAACCTGCTGGATCGAGACTACAACACGTCCGTGGTCATCAACGCCTTCGGCGGCCGGTACTACGAGCCGGGGCCGGGGCGCTCGCTCTACGCGGGCCTGCGGATGCAGCTGGGGACGCGGCGCCCCTGA
- a CDS encoding type II toxin-antitoxin system HicB family antitoxin, with protein MTLAEYISLPWTIRGRAIRDAAGEPAYYVVSIDELPGFSVVGDTRVEALAELELGLRVYLEGVLAAGFPPALPQPGLLASELANREALQTG; from the coding sequence ATGACGCTCGCCGAGTACATCTCGCTCCCGTGGACGATTCGGGGTCGTGCCATCCGAGACGCCGCCGGTGAGCCGGCGTACTATGTGGTCTCGATCGATGAGCTACCGGGCTTCTCGGTCGTGGGCGACACGCGAGTTGAAGCTCTTGCCGAACTCGAACTCGGGCTGAGGGTGTACCTGGAGGGTGTGCTCGCAGCCGGGTTCCCTCCCGCACTCCCCCAACCTGGCCTGCTCGCGTCCGAGTTGGCCAACCGGGAGGCGCTGCAGACCGGCTGA
- the pckA gene encoding phosphoenolpyruvate carboxykinase (ATP) yields the protein MSTTLVPEAPAAAGTGRESRYGLENHGIRNPGTVFWNLNPVELVEHAVRRGEGSLVEGGPFNAVTAPHTGRSPNDRFVVREPSSEEHVWWGKVNVPISPEHYATLREDVIAHLEGQDLYVRDMVAGADPKYALNVRVITPNAWHNLFAFNMFRRPEAGGLADMVPGFTVLHAPEYEADPARHGTRTSTFILINFGAKEVLIGGTRYAGEIKKSVFGVMNYVLPMQGVLSMHCSANVGPEGDTALFFGLSGTGKTTLSADPERGLIGDDEHGWTDDGIFNFEGGCYAKAIKLSPEGEPEIYATTRMFGTVLENLVMDEARRVDFDDISITENTRISYPLHYIHNYVPEARGGHPRNIVFLTADAYGVLPPISRLTAEQAMFYFLSGYTAKVAGTERGVKEPQPTFSACFGAAFLSLHPGVYAELLGQKIDQHGARVWLVNTGWTGGPYGEGSRMKLAYTRAMVRAALSGQLDGVATETVPFFGLQVPTDVPGVPAELLNPRGTWANPEAYDARARDLANAFCKNFEQFADRVPEAVRNAGPSSAE from the coding sequence ATGTCGACGACCCTTGTTCCCGAAGCTCCCGCCGCGGCCGGCACCGGCCGCGAAAGCCGCTACGGGTTGGAAAACCACGGGATCCGCAACCCCGGAACCGTGTTCTGGAACCTGAACCCCGTGGAGCTGGTGGAGCACGCGGTTCGGCGCGGTGAAGGCAGCCTGGTCGAGGGCGGCCCCTTCAACGCCGTCACCGCGCCGCACACCGGCCGCTCGCCGAATGACCGCTTCGTGGTGCGCGAGCCCTCGTCCGAGGAGCACGTGTGGTGGGGCAAGGTGAACGTGCCCATCTCGCCCGAGCACTACGCCACGCTGCGCGAAGACGTGATCGCGCACCTGGAGGGGCAGGACCTGTACGTGCGCGACATGGTGGCCGGGGCCGATCCCAAGTACGCGCTGAACGTGCGGGTGATCACCCCCAACGCGTGGCACAACCTGTTCGCGTTCAACATGTTCCGCCGCCCCGAAGCAGGGGGCCTGGCCGACATGGTGCCGGGATTCACCGTCCTTCACGCCCCCGAGTACGAGGCAGACCCCGCCCGCCACGGGACGCGCACCAGCACCTTCATCCTGATCAACTTCGGCGCCAAGGAGGTGCTGATCGGCGGCACCCGCTACGCCGGCGAGATCAAGAAGTCGGTGTTCGGGGTGATGAACTACGTGCTGCCCATGCAGGGCGTGCTTTCCATGCACTGCTCGGCCAACGTGGGCCCCGAGGGCGACACGGCGCTCTTCTTCGGCCTGTCGGGCACGGGCAAGACCACCCTCTCGGCAGACCCGGAGCGCGGGCTCATCGGTGACGACGAGCACGGGTGGACGGACGACGGGATCTTCAACTTCGAGGGCGGCTGCTACGCCAAGGCCATCAAGCTGTCGCCCGAGGGCGAGCCGGAGATCTACGCCACCACACGGATGTTCGGCACGGTGCTGGAGAACCTGGTGATGGACGAGGCCCGGCGGGTGGACTTCGACGACATCTCCATCACCGAGAACACGCGGATCTCGTATCCGCTGCACTACATCCACAACTACGTTCCCGAGGCGCGCGGCGGCCATCCGCGGAACATCGTGTTCCTGACGGCCGATGCGTACGGCGTGCTCCCCCCCATCAGCCGCCTGACCGCCGAGCAGGCGATGTTCTACTTCCTGTCGGGGTACACGGCCAAGGTGGCGGGCACCGAGCGCGGCGTGAAGGAGCCCCAGCCCACCTTCTCGGCGTGCTTCGGTGCCGCGTTCCTGTCGCTGCACCCGGGAGTGTACGCCGAGCTGCTGGGGCAGAAGATCGACCAGCACGGCGCGCGGGTGTGGCTGGTGAACACCGGCTGGACGGGTGGGCCGTACGGGGAGGGGAGCCGCATGAAGCTGGCGTACACGCGCGCCATGGTGCGCGCCGCGCTCTCCGGCCAGCTGGACGGCGTGGCGACCGAGACGGTGCCGTTCTTTGGCCTGCAGGTGCCCACCGACGTGCCCGGCGTGCCGGCCGAGTTGCTGAACCCGCGCGGCACCTGGGCCAATCCCGAGGC